The following proteins come from a genomic window of Geomonas sp. RF6:
- a CDS encoding type IV pilus twitching motility protein PilT, which produces MDAKMFVQILEIAFSKKVSDVHFETDNPPFFRGKGQIIRSKLPKLTSEDTEFIVSQIMLHNGRQWNSEQKELDTAYSLPSGGRFRVSIFRQRGSFGIIMRVIPPEIGNFQDLHLPPVLADIVKAPNGLVLVTGPTGNGKSTTLASMLRHINENFSYNCITIEDPIEFLFSSQKSCIIQREVGIDTDSFATALRAALRMDPDLIMVGEMRDLETIDACIKAAETGHLVLSTLHTQGAVATINRIVGHFPPEAQEIARHRLSAILVAIVSIRLVKEKSGENIIPVVEIMRATTTIQSCIRDGRLDEIEAHMENGRNQYQMQTLDQHLLQLHEQDLITMEDAKRLSHSMDLERKLMFTN; this is translated from the coding sequence ATGGATGCAAAGATGTTTGTGCAGATCCTGGAGATAGCCTTCTCCAAAAAGGTGTCCGACGTGCACTTCGAAACCGATAACCCGCCCTTTTTCCGCGGGAAGGGACAGATCATCCGCTCGAAGCTGCCGAAGCTCACCAGCGAGGACACGGAGTTCATCGTATCCCAGATCATGCTGCACAACGGCCGGCAGTGGAACAGCGAGCAGAAGGAGCTCGACACCGCCTACTCCCTCCCGAGCGGCGGCCGCTTCAGGGTCAGCATCTTCAGGCAGCGCGGCTCGTTCGGGATCATCATGCGCGTCATCCCCCCCGAGATCGGGAACTTCCAGGACCTGCACCTGCCGCCCGTCCTCGCCGACATCGTGAAGGCGCCGAACGGCCTCGTGCTGGTCACCGGGCCGACCGGCAACGGGAAGTCGACGACCCTCGCCTCGATGCTGCGCCACATCAACGAGAACTTCAGCTACAACTGCATCACCATCGAGGACCCGATCGAGTTCCTCTTCTCGTCGCAAAAGAGCTGCATCATCCAGAGGGAAGTGGGAATCGACACGGACAGCTTCGCCACGGCACTGCGCGCCGCGCTGAGAATGGACCCGGACCTGATCATGGTGGGGGAGATGCGCGACCTGGAGACGATCGACGCCTGCATAAAGGCCGCAGAGACGGGCCACCTCGTCCTTTCCACCCTGCACACGCAGGGGGCGGTCGCGACCATCAACCGCATAGTCGGTCACTTTCCGCCCGAGGCTCAGGAAATCGCCCGGCACCGCCTGTCGGCGATACTGGTGGCGATCGTCTCGATCAGGCTGGTGAAGGAGAAGTCGGGTGAGAACATCATCCCGGTTGTGGAGATCATGCGCGCCACCACGACGATCCAGAGCTGCATCAGGGACGGCCGTCTCGACGAGATCGAGGCGCACATGGAAAACGGCAGGAACCAGTACCAGATGCAGACCCTCGACCAGCATCTGCTGCAGCTGCACGAGCAGGACCTGATTACCATGGAGGACGCGAAGAGGCTGTCGCACTCCATGGACCTGGAGAGGAAGCTCATGTTCACCAACTGA
- a CDS encoding lytic transglycosylase domain-containing protein — protein sequence MGNLKKVAVALVLSLWLAGNAHSFCFDEAGAMYQINPQILRAIAKVESNFNPTALNRNTNGTYDVGLMQINSSWAPALGAARWKELGDACYNTKTGAWILAQCINKYGYNWKAIGCYHSQTPEKRDHYAQMVFRQLQKVAPVAQEAAYAPLKNQLAALVKKEVDALVAENVKKNMAQLDQPPPEPPVTEQPQEQPQEPQVQEEQPQQPQEQVQPEESQPQPQEQPQEQPQEQPQEAAPQEDIGTPAPVEVPPETENPQ from the coding sequence ATGGGTAACCTCAAGAAGGTGGCGGTGGCACTGGTGTTATCCCTGTGGCTCGCCGGCAATGCACACTCTTTCTGCTTCGACGAGGCAGGAGCCATGTACCAGATCAACCCGCAGATCCTGCGGGCGATCGCGAAGGTGGAATCGAACTTCAACCCCACCGCGCTGAACAGGAACACCAACGGCACCTACGATGTCGGCCTGATGCAGATCAACTCCAGCTGGGCGCCTGCTCTCGGTGCGGCGCGCTGGAAGGAGCTCGGCGACGCATGCTACAACACGAAGACCGGCGCCTGGATCCTCGCGCAGTGCATCAACAAGTACGGCTACAACTGGAAGGCGATCGGCTGCTACCACAGCCAGACCCCGGAGAAGCGCGACCACTACGCTCAGATGGTGTTCAGACAGCTGCAGAAGGTGGCCCCCGTCGCCCAGGAGGCGGCTTATGCTCCGCTGAAGAACCAGCTGGCGGCGCTGGTGAAGAAGGAAGTCGATGCGCTCGTTGCCGAAAATGTGAAGAAGAACATGGCACAGCTCGACCAGCCGCCACCCGAGCCCCCGGTAACGGAGCAGCCGCAGGAACAGCCCCAGGAGCCGCAGGTGCAGGAGGAGCAGCCCCAGCAGCCGCAGGAGCAGGTCCAGCCCGAGGAGTCGCAGCCGCAACCGCAGGAGCAACCGCAGGAGCAACCGCAGGAGCAGCCGCAGGAAGCGGCACCCCAGGAAGATATCGGGACTCCGGCGCCTGTCGAAGTACCGCCTGAAACGGAGAACCCTCAGTAG
- a CDS encoding YceH family protein, producing the protein MRMNLTEEEVRVLGCLMEKELATPESYPLSINALTSACNQKSNRDPVLSLSEGDVQRTLETLGTKGLARLTATGGRVARYRHSVAEKLRLESPERAVLAELMLRGPQTAAELRSRGERMTPLTDIEGVLTTLQQHGPPLITLLPRQAGRKEQRYAQLFSGMPEMADVDEVPEAADLAEGAEFPVVRRAPLASPQKVERQERLEKISRDVTEIRSEIVELRQMVQELVALFQ; encoded by the coding sequence ATGAGAATGAATCTTACCGAAGAAGAGGTTCGCGTGCTCGGATGCCTCATGGAAAAAGAGCTCGCCACGCCGGAAAGCTACCCCCTGAGCATCAACGCCCTGACCAGCGCCTGCAACCAGAAGTCTAACAGGGATCCGGTCCTCTCACTCAGCGAGGGGGACGTCCAACGCACCCTCGAAACCCTCGGGACGAAGGGTCTGGCGCGTCTCACCGCCACCGGCGGGCGGGTCGCCCGCTATCGCCACTCGGTGGCCGAGAAGCTGAGGCTGGAGTCGCCGGAGAGGGCGGTGCTCGCCGAGCTCATGCTGCGCGGCCCCCAGACGGCAGCGGAACTGCGCAGCCGCGGCGAGCGGATGACCCCTCTGACTGACATCGAGGGGGTGCTGACGACCCTGCAGCAGCACGGTCCTCCCCTCATCACCCTGCTGCCGCGCCAGGCCGGCCGCAAGGAGCAGCGGTATGCCCAGCTTTTTTCCGGAATGCCGGAGATGGCCGACGTAGACGAGGTTCCTGAGGCCGCTGACCTCGCCGAGGGGGCTGAGTTCCCCGTCGTGCGGCGGGCGCCCCTGGCATCCCCGCAAAAGGTGGAGCGACAGGAGCGGCTTGAGAAGATTTCCCGGGACGTCACCGAGATTCGCTCCGAAATCGTGGAGCTGCGCCAGATGGTGCAGGAGCTGGTGGCTCTCTTCCAGTAA
- a CDS encoding CAP domain-containing protein, producing MATLPLLRRVALLLALVSAAHAADDLSQQVLAEMNLARTAPARYAEYLKELRRNYQGKILRMPNSSVMIMTTEGGAAVDEAIRELAHKKPVKPLKWSAGLAEAANDLLREQGRSGAVGHDGARSGGMQERIERHGTWNGRIAENIGYGPRTARLMVMQLIIDDGVRDRGHRKNIFDPVVKLAGVACGAHPEYGTMCVTDFATEFSK from the coding sequence GTGGCGACGCTTCCGCTTCTGCGGCGAGTCGCACTCCTTCTGGCTTTAGTAAGTGCGGCGCACGCTGCCGACGATCTGTCGCAGCAGGTCCTTGCCGAGATGAACCTGGCGCGGACCGCACCGGCGCGCTACGCCGAATACCTGAAGGAGTTGCGACGCAACTACCAGGGAAAGATCCTGCGCATGCCGAACTCGTCGGTGATGATCATGACGACGGAGGGGGGTGCAGCGGTTGACGAGGCAATCCGCGAACTCGCCCATAAGAAGCCGGTGAAGCCGTTGAAATGGTCCGCGGGGCTTGCGGAGGCGGCAAACGACCTGCTCCGAGAGCAGGGCAGGAGTGGTGCGGTTGGCCATGACGGAGCCCGCAGCGGTGGTATGCAGGAAAGGATTGAACGCCACGGCACCTGGAACGGGCGGATTGCGGAGAACATCGGCTACGGTCCGAGGACGGCGCGGCTGATGGTGATGCAACTGATAATCGACGACGGGGTCAGGGACCGCGGACACCGCAAAAACATCTTCGACCCGGTCGTGAAGCTCGCCGGAGTCGCCTGCGGGGCGCACCCGGAATATGGGACGATGTGCGTGACGGACTTCGCCACGGAGTTCAGCAAATAA
- a CDS encoding copper resistance CopC family protein, translating to MRVKLFVLMFPILLLIVLTSRSACAEVALVQSDPEDGAVVAHAPKAITLRFDSAIDPAKTRVSLSEVGGRFTPALPRQPKVSGPTDHLTVVLPVLGMGSYVLRYKVVGADGRPFHGRVSFTAGGY from the coding sequence ATGAGGGTGAAGCTTTTTGTGCTGATGTTCCCGATCCTGCTCCTCATTGTGCTGACGAGCCGAAGTGCCTGCGCAGAGGTCGCTCTGGTGCAATCGGATCCGGAAGATGGAGCGGTTGTGGCGCATGCTCCGAAAGCGATCACGCTGCGCTTCGACAGCGCTATCGACCCGGCAAAGACAAGGGTGAGTCTGTCGGAGGTCGGCGGGCGATTCACGCCGGCGTTGCCGAGGCAGCCGAAGGTGTCGGGCCCGACCGATCACCTGACGGTCGTGCTGCCGGTTCTCGGGATGGGTAGCTACGTGTTGCGCTACAAGGTGGTAGGAGCGGACGGCAGACCTTTCCATGGCAGGGTGAGCTTTACTGCGGGAGGGTACTAG
- a CDS encoding triphosphoribosyl-dephospho-CoA synthase, which translates to MPSLMHCESQRLAQNLLRGAFLELYLTPKPGLVDLADSGSHKDLSVSRMEESLTIISGYLTEMERSLDAGEDLEDQITLGIATEHAVMQQVGTNCHRGFIFLSGLLLSASRLAPGRDERALSGAVASLALQLFARTSDHKSNGSRARKLYQVGGIKAEALRGLPSLFNEALPAYRAEIAAEGNRGSATFAMLARLMQTVEDTTALHRCGTVGLARLREDGRMLERLIAERDDFMTFLTNLNRRYMQMNLTMGGVADLLALAFAWLSHTGELDLATRGDSKVHTTPIWPTPCTATF; encoded by the coding sequence ATGCCCTCATTGATGCACTGTGAATCGCAACGACTGGCCCAGAACCTGCTGCGCGGCGCCTTCCTGGAGCTCTACCTGACCCCGAAGCCCGGTCTCGTCGACCTCGCCGACAGCGGCTCCCACAAGGACCTCTCCGTCTCCCGCATGGAGGAGTCCCTCACCATCATCTCCGGCTATCTGACGGAGATGGAGCGTTCCCTCGACGCGGGGGAGGATCTGGAGGACCAGATAACGCTCGGGATCGCCACGGAGCACGCGGTCATGCAGCAGGTCGGCACGAACTGCCACCGCGGCTTCATCTTTCTGAGCGGCCTCCTCCTCAGTGCGAGCCGCCTCGCTCCCGGGCGCGACGAGCGCGCCCTCTCCGGCGCGGTCGCCTCCCTCGCGCTGCAGCTCTTTGCCAGGACCTCCGACCACAAGAGCAACGGCAGCCGCGCCCGCAAGCTCTACCAGGTCGGGGGGATCAAGGCTGAGGCGCTGCGGGGGCTCCCTTCCCTCTTCAACGAGGCGCTCCCGGCCTATCGCGCGGAGATCGCTGCAGAGGGAAACCGCGGCAGCGCGACCTTCGCCATGCTCGCCCGCCTCATGCAGACGGTGGAGGACACCACCGCGCTGCACCGCTGCGGCACCGTGGGGCTGGCGCGGCTGCGCGAGGACGGCAGGATGCTGGAGCGCCTGATCGCGGAGCGCGACGACTTCATGACCTTTCTCACCAACCTGAACCGTCGCTACATGCAGATGAACCTCACCATGGGAGGGGTCGCCGACCTCCTCGCTCTCGCCTTCGCCTGGCTGAGCCACACCGGCGAACTCGACCTCGCCACCCGCGGCGACTCCAAGGTCCACACCACCCCCATCTGGCCCACCCCCTGCACAGCGACCTTCTGA
- the citX gene encoding citrate lyase holo-[acyl-carrier protein] synthase, which produces MSLDVLESSILAARDRRQAQLESFAPHSPCLIMLSLNIPGPEKSGERAQRLFNWALTRLADEAPVELLFSGTDPLGPYALYQTRLTPRGAKEKAVAIEGSEPAGRLIDLDVYDTSGSAFGRSLLGLAPRRCLVCGESAAECMRLKRHETRILQEEVDALIDAL; this is translated from the coding sequence ATGTCGTTAGACGTGTTAGAGAGTAGTATCCTGGCGGCCCGCGACAGGCGCCAGGCCCAGCTGGAGAGTTTTGCCCCGCACTCGCCGTGCCTCATCATGCTCTCCCTCAACATTCCGGGACCGGAAAAGAGCGGTGAGCGAGCCCAGCGCCTCTTCAACTGGGCGCTCACCAGGCTGGCGGACGAAGCCCCGGTGGAGCTCCTTTTCAGCGGGACGGACCCCCTCGGCCCGTACGCCCTGTACCAGACCCGCCTCACCCCGCGCGGCGCGAAGGAGAAGGCGGTCGCCATCGAAGGCTCGGAGCCTGCGGGGCGCCTCATAGACCTCGATGTCTACGATACGAGCGGAAGCGCCTTCGGCAGGAGCTTGCTGGGGCTGGCGCCGCGGCGCTGCCTCGTGTGCGGAGAGAGCGCGGCGGAGTGCATGCGCCTCAAACGGCACGAGACACGAATTTTACAGGAGGAGGTAGATGCCCTCATTGATGCACTGTGA
- a CDS encoding rhomboid family intramembrane serine protease encodes MQLLDKLERKLGRYALSNVTVYLIAGQSFFYLMFMTGQLDRRMTYYSAELLMQGEWWRLLALPFDPPRQSLIFTLFAWYFFWMMGSSLEAHWGAFRYNAFLLLGLLITVAVSFIVPWEPMTNTFIAGSIFLAFATLFPDFQILLFFILPIQIKWLALITWLGYAWQLIVGDWSARLMVLAAIANYLIFFSRDIYLTVRQGKRVAARKAERAVRRDGPVHRCTTCGITDKTHPEMDFRYCPKCDGQYGYCQDHIFSHNHITKKK; translated from the coding sequence ATGCAACTTCTCGACAAGCTGGAAAGAAAACTCGGCCGGTACGCCCTCTCGAACGTCACTGTCTATCTCATTGCCGGCCAGTCCTTCTTCTACCTCATGTTCATGACCGGGCAGCTGGACCGGCGCATGACTTACTACTCCGCGGAGCTTCTCATGCAGGGGGAGTGGTGGCGCCTCCTCGCCCTCCCCTTCGATCCGCCCCGGCAGAGCCTCATCTTCACCCTCTTCGCCTGGTACTTCTTCTGGATGATGGGATCCTCCCTGGAGGCCCACTGGGGCGCGTTCCGCTACAACGCCTTTTTGCTCCTCGGGCTCCTCATCACGGTCGCGGTCTCTTTCATCGTGCCGTGGGAGCCGATGACGAACACCTTCATCGCCGGCTCCATCTTCCTGGCCTTCGCCACCCTCTTCCCCGATTTCCAGATCCTCCTCTTCTTTATCCTGCCGATACAGATAAAATGGCTGGCGCTCATCACCTGGCTCGGGTACGCGTGGCAGCTGATCGTGGGGGACTGGTCCGCCCGACTGATGGTCCTTGCCGCCATCGCCAACTACCTGATCTTTTTCAGCCGCGACATCTACCTCACCGTGCGGCAGGGGAAAAGGGTTGCCGCCCGGAAGGCGGAGCGCGCGGTCAGAAGGGACGGACCGGTGCACCGCTGCACCACCTGCGGCATCACGGATAAGACTCACCCCGAGATGGACTTCCGCTACTGCCCGAAGTGCGACGGACAGTACGGCTACTGCCAGGACCACATTTTCAGCCACAACCACATCACGAAGAAGAAATAG
- a CDS encoding serine/threonine protein kinase: MSDSAHPFQTLTPSFIMDAVESQGFRCDCRTFALNSYENRVYQVGIEEAPPLIAKFYRPGRWSDEQIVEEHELCIELAEHELPVVAPIQNAAGDSLFHFQEFRFALYPRQGGHAPEFDNLENLLILGRMLGRLHAVGAVRPFRHRPQLDSQSFGHESVALIREKFIPEEYRASYEAVTEQLLQGIEARFAEARGTRQIRTHGDCHAGNILWRDGAPHFVDFDDARSASAVQDLWMMLSGDRGRKSAQLEALIKGYREFRDFDPRELVLIEPLRALRMLHYSAWLAKRWEDPIFPSTFPWFNTVRYWGEHILQLREQLAALEEEPLELD; encoded by the coding sequence ATGAGCGACAGCGCACACCCGTTTCAAACCCTGACCCCTAGTTTCATCATGGACGCCGTCGAGAGCCAGGGCTTTCGCTGCGACTGCCGCACCTTTGCGCTCAACAGCTACGAGAACCGGGTTTACCAGGTCGGCATCGAGGAGGCGCCGCCGCTCATCGCCAAGTTCTACCGGCCGGGTCGCTGGAGCGATGAGCAGATCGTGGAGGAGCATGAGCTGTGCATCGAGCTGGCCGAGCACGAGTTGCCGGTGGTGGCACCGATCCAGAACGCCGCGGGGGATTCGCTCTTTCATTTCCAGGAGTTCCGCTTCGCTCTCTATCCGCGACAGGGAGGGCACGCCCCGGAGTTCGACAACCTGGAGAACCTGCTGATCCTCGGCCGCATGCTCGGGCGACTGCACGCCGTCGGCGCGGTCCGTCCGTTCAGGCACCGGCCGCAGCTGGACAGCCAGAGTTTCGGTCACGAGAGCGTCGCTCTGATCAGGGAGAAGTTCATCCCGGAGGAATACCGGGCGAGCTACGAAGCGGTGACGGAGCAGCTGCTGCAGGGGATCGAGGCGCGGTTTGCGGAGGCGCGGGGGACGCGCCAGATCCGGACGCATGGGGATTGCCACGCCGGGAACATCCTCTGGCGGGACGGCGCCCCGCACTTTGTGGACTTCGACGACGCCCGGAGCGCATCGGCGGTACAGGATCTGTGGATGATGCTTTCCGGCGATCGGGGACGCAAGAGTGCGCAGCTGGAGGCGTTGATCAAGGGGTACCGGGAGTTCCGCGACTTCGACCCACGGGAGCTGGTGTTGATCGAGCCGCTGCGCGCCCTGCGCATGCTGCACTACAGTGCGTGGCTCGCCAAACGGTGGGAGGATCCGATCTTCCCCAGCACCTTCCCGTGGTTCAACACGGTGCGCTACTGGGGGGAGCACATTCTGCAGTTGCGCGAGCAGCTGGCGGCGCTGGAAGAGGAGCCGCTGGAGCTCGATTAG
- a CDS encoding DUF4388 domain-containing protein, whose translation MAFDGDLQSLPITDLIQLLHATGKSGTLTLTGPKGGSQLVFDGGYIVSANHVNNSMRIGRILVDMGALSQEELDRALKSQAHAGQKRAPLVAALVEAGTILPPQAYKGLEILIELTIVEVLTWSEGTFSFDVTKTFVSDEYRYFPEKLEQQIHLNTQSVLMDALRIYDERKRDGTLMDATFFCGEEPEAELSPEDLGLDALDELETTPPEPFHGLVDQEEPGVVRQRLRALLPGVPPEGVERLVAYLARLAPESSAADPCAVLLTGDALTGELVRAACADSLRGIAAKEEELPSLLEGGRRRIILLGAETASLGVAEVQKLLSRLCERFPSVEVYLLLAPGNHQLFASAVQGGICGVLPWPETDAVETVVEDLVATCEALRYIVRRGHPRQADPFPPHFMKLYRELVQLGTPAEITLSLLRCVAGFFPRAVTLVLLRGELVAEKGIGFRAPGAVSPLKLRIPLHVPSILRDATEQGEIFYGKGDDLVRESLSHFGAPSSDVLLLPVQSMGRVVALLYADWGDGPAADPQLSLLQIMAQHAGLVLDNALYRKRVAQHAAPRVA comes from the coding sequence ATGGCTTTTGACGGCGACCTGCAATCGCTGCCTATCACCGACCTCATCCAGCTGCTCCACGCCACGGGGAAGAGCGGGACGCTCACCCTCACCGGACCTAAGGGGGGTAGCCAGCTCGTCTTCGACGGCGGGTACATCGTAAGCGCCAATCACGTAAACAACAGCATGCGCATCGGGCGCATACTGGTGGACATGGGGGCGCTCTCCCAGGAAGAGCTGGACAGGGCCCTGAAGTCGCAGGCTCATGCGGGACAAAAGCGCGCCCCGCTGGTGGCAGCGCTTGTGGAGGCGGGGACGATCCTCCCCCCCCAGGCGTACAAGGGGCTGGAGATCCTCATCGAACTCACCATCGTGGAGGTCCTCACCTGGAGCGAGGGAACCTTCTCCTTCGATGTCACGAAAACCTTCGTCTCCGACGAGTACCGCTACTTTCCTGAAAAGCTCGAGCAGCAGATACACCTGAACACCCAGAGCGTGCTGATGGACGCCCTGCGCATCTACGACGAGCGGAAGCGCGACGGCACCCTCATGGACGCGACCTTCTTCTGTGGTGAGGAACCGGAGGCGGAGCTCAGCCCGGAGGACCTCGGCCTCGACGCACTGGACGAGCTGGAGACGACGCCGCCGGAGCCGTTCCACGGCCTCGTCGACCAGGAGGAACCGGGGGTGGTGCGTCAGAGGCTTCGGGCTCTCCTCCCGGGGGTGCCTCCCGAGGGGGTGGAGCGTCTGGTGGCCTATCTCGCCCGGTTGGCGCCGGAAAGTTCCGCCGCCGACCCCTGCGCCGTGCTCCTGACGGGGGACGCCCTGACCGGCGAGCTCGTACGCGCGGCGTGCGCCGATTCTCTGCGCGGCATCGCCGCAAAGGAAGAGGAGCTCCCCTCACTTCTGGAGGGTGGCAGGCGCCGTATCATCCTTCTCGGCGCCGAGACCGCTTCCCTCGGTGTCGCGGAGGTGCAGAAGCTCCTCTCCCGGCTCTGCGAGCGCTTCCCCTCCGTGGAGGTGTATCTCCTCCTGGCGCCCGGCAACCACCAGCTTTTCGCGAGCGCGGTGCAGGGGGGGATCTGCGGCGTCCTTCCGTGGCCGGAGACGGACGCCGTGGAGACGGTGGTGGAGGATCTCGTGGCGACGTGCGAGGCACTGCGCTACATCGTGCGGAGGGGGCACCCCCGGCAGGCCGACCCCTTCCCGCCGCACTTCATGAAGCTCTATCGCGAGCTGGTGCAGCTCGGCACCCCTGCGGAGATCACCCTCTCCCTTCTGCGCTGCGTCGCCGGATTCTTCCCGAGAGCGGTGACCCTCGTACTCCTGCGCGGCGAGCTGGTGGCAGAGAAGGGGATAGGATTCCGCGCCCCCGGCGCCGTCTCGCCGCTGAAGCTGCGCATCCCGCTCCATGTGCCGTCCATATTGCGCGACGCCACGGAACAGGGGGAGATCTTCTACGGGAAGGGGGACGACCTGGTACGGGAAAGCCTCTCCCACTTCGGCGCGCCCTCCAGCGACGTCCTCCTCCTTCCGGTGCAGAGCATGGGGAGGGTTGTCGCTCTTCTGTACGCAGACTGGGGTGACGGCCCCGCTGCGGACCCGCAGCTTTCCCTGCTGCAGATCATGGCGCAGCACGCGGGGCTCGTGCTCGACAACGCCCTGTACAGGAAGAGAGTCGCCCAGCACGCTGCACCGCGCGTCGCCTAG